A part of Leishmania major strain Friedlin complete genome, chromosome 11 genomic DNA contains:
- a CDS encoding putative 3-methylcrotonoyl-CoA carboxylase beta subunit, translating to MEGFVEQLRARVRYVQAGGVVSAEEAAKAGVSISSREVDDRVRKLHLSRGKMLARERIERLIDPGTRFLELSQLAGWDLYWDDKKREYERCYSGGIVTGVGIVNGVRCVLVANDATVKGGTYYPITVKKHLRAQKIAEQNHLPCIYLVDSGGANLSRQDDVFPDEQHFGHIFFNEARMSAKSISQIAVVMGSCTAGGAYVPAMADESIIVARNGTIFLGGPPLVFAATGEKVSSEDLGGADVHCRISGVADHYATDDLHALYLARRAVANLNLKEHNEARNPTDVKPVPPLYDPRELGGFIPDMLSDVVKSFDVRAIIARIVDGSRFDEFKALYGSTLVCGFARVEGMQVGIIANQGILYSESALKGAHFIGLCTQRKVPLLFLQNITGFMVGKKYEEGGIARNGARLVMAVSTAPVPKITVLIGGSYGAGNYGMCGRAFEPRFLFMWPNARISVMGGTQAATVLTLTNRNLKNASEAEVAAFKDKVKRKYEREGSCYYSTARLWDDGVIAPEDTRVVVAEALRATRLEPMEKQ from the coding sequence ATGGAGGGCTtcgtggagcagctgcgcgcacgcgtacgGTACGTGCAAGCCGGAGGTGTTGTGtcggcggaggaggctgcgAAGGCCGGCGTCTCTATTTCGTCCCGCGAGGTGGATGACCGTGTCCGCAAGCTGCACCTGAGCCGCGGCAAGATGCTCGCGCGCGAGCGCATCGAGCGGCTTATCGACCCCGGCACCCGCTTCCTCGAGCTCTCGCAGCTGGCTGGGTGGGACTTGTACTGGGATGACAAGAAGAGGGAGTACGAGCGGTGCTACAGTGGTGGCATTGTGACGGGCGTCGGCATCGTGAACGGCGTTCGATGCGTGCTCGTCGCGAACGACGCAACAGTGAAGGGCGGAACATACTATCCGATCACCGTGAAGaagcacctgcgcgcgcagaAGATTGCGGAGCAGAACCACCTGCCTTGCATCTATCTcgtcgacagcggtggcgccaaCCTCAGCCGCCAGGACGATGTCTTCCCTGATGAGCAGCACTTTGGCCATATATTTTTCAACGAGGCGCGAATGTCCGCCAAGTCCATCTCGCAGattgcggtggtgatgggcAGCTGCACGGCAGGTGGCGCCTACGTGCCGGCCATGGCAGATGAGAGCATTATTGTGGCTCGCAACGGCACCATCTTCCTCGGCGGTCCGCCGCTTGTCTTCGCGGCCACCGGAGAGAAGGTATCGTCAGAGGACctcggcggcgcagacgtgcactgccgcatcagcggcgtggcggatCACTACGCGACTGACGACCTGCACGCCTTGTACctcgcgcgccgcgccgtggCAAACTTGAACTTGAAGGAGCACAACGAAGCGCGAAACCCAACCGATGTgaagccggtgccgccgctgtacGACCCGAGGGAGCTGGGCGGCTTTATCCCGGATATGCTGTCGGACGTCGTCAAGAGCTTCGACGTGCGGGCCATCATCGCGCGCATCGTCGACGGCAGCCGCTTCGATGAGTTCAAGGCGCTGTACGGCAGCACGCTTGTGTGCGGCTTCGCGAGGGTTGAGGGAATGCAGGTAGGCATTATCGCGAACCAGGGCATCCTCTATTCGGAGTCCGCCCTGAAGGGTGCGCACTTTATCGGTCTGTGCACGCAGCGCAAGGTgccgcttctcttcctccagAACATCACAGGCTTTATGGTGGGCAAAAAGTACGAGGAGGGTGGCATCGCTCGCAACGGTGCTCGGCTCGTGATGGCAGTCTCCacagcaccggtgccgaAGATCACGGTGCTCATAGGCGGCAGCTATGGCGCCGGCAACTACGGCATGTGCGGGCGCGCCTTTGAGCCGCGCTTCCTCTTCATGTGGCCGAACGCGCGCATCAGCGTGATGGGCGGGACGCAGGCTGCTACGGTGCTTACCTTAACGAACCGTAACTTGAAGAATGCCTCGGAGGCCGAGGTTGCTGCGTTCAAGGACAAGGTGAAGAGGAAGTACGAGAGGGAGGGTTCGTGCTACTACAGCACCGCGCGCCTCTGGGACGACGGTGTGATCGCTCCGGAGGACACGCGTGTCGTTGTGGCAGAAGCactgcgcgcgacgcggctgGAACCGATGGAAAAGCAATAG
- a CDS encoding putative aminopeptidase: protein MTVIKGDELREKGYGGIYAVGKCAQYPAHLVTLRYRNPNAAEGAKNIAMVGKGIVYDCGGLALKPAAHMTNMKTDMGGSAGVFCAFIAVVRSMKMQRTHFSHIANISVTLCLAENAIGPHSYRNDDVVVMKSGKSVEVMNTDAEGRIVLGDGVYYATGEQDFVPDVLIDMATLTGAQGVATGSKHAGVYASDAEAEKDMISAGLQSGDLCYPVLYCPEYHEEVYKSPCADMRNIANSSSSAGSSCGGYFVEQHLSERFRGPFVHVDMAYPTSNTAGATGYGVTLVFEFLRQH from the coding sequence ATGACTGTGATCAAGGGTGATGAGCTGCGCGAGAAGGGCTACGGCGGCATCTACGCTGTCGGCAAGTGTGCGCAGTACCCGGCGCACCTGGTGACGCTGCGCTACAGGAACCCGAACGCCGCTGAGGGCGCCAAGAACATTGCGATGGTTGGCAAGGGTATTGTGTACGACTGCGGCGGTCTTGCGCTGAAGCCCGCGGCGCACATGACGAACATGAAGACGGATATGGGCGGCTCGGCTGGCGTGTTCTGCGCCTTCatcgcggtggtgcgcagcatgAAGATGCAGAGGACCCACTTCAGCCACATCGCCAACATCAGCGTGACGCTGTGCTTGGCGGAGAACGCGATCGGCCCCCACTCGTACCGCAACGACGACGTTGTGGTGATGAAGTCGGGCAAGTCGGTGGAGGTGATGAACACGGATGCGGAGGGCCGCATCGTGCTGGGCGACGGCGTGTACTACGCGACGGGCGAGCAGGACTTCGTCCCGGATGTGCTGATCGACATGGCGACGCTGACGGGTGCGCAAGGTGTGGCGACGGGCTCGAAGCACGCCGGCGTTTACGCCAGCGAtgccgaggcggagaaggacaTGATCAGTGCGGGCCTGCAGTCCGGCGACCTGTGCTACCCAGTGCTGTACTGCCCCGAGTACCACGAGGAGGTGTACAAGAGCCCTTGCGCTGACATGCGCAACATTGCAAACTCGTCATCCAGCGCCGGCTCGAGCTGCGGCGGGTACTTTGTCGAGCAGCACCTGAGCGAGCGCTTCAGGGGCCCCTTCGTGCACGTTGATATGGCCTACCCCACCTCGAACACGGCTGGCGCCACCGGCTACGGTGTTACTCTCGTGTTCGAGTTTCTGCGCCAGCACTAG
- a CDS encoding putative aminopeptidase, which translates to MSAMKRPRSNSIVEETAVSAYVQTCTNFKSNVTFTDISKVSCVAPHVLLVGALEQLRDNSLKSVLFYCPAVAEALQRVKAGSTVKTLAEVPGRKGYTEVMVTALPATTSRTNCPYRADSMSEAVAAACGSVEEGEVLDVYVCAPAGSETAVANAVARAAPHSYTAKAGQATKAYMKQAMSLNVVMSSRAAFTQELVRGKSVCVAELEAICTSVQLCQRLVDTPPCMLDTVVYAEIAAAYAAELGVDMTVIKGDELREKGYGGIYAVGKCAQYPAHLVTLRYRNPNAAEGAKNIAMVGKGIVYDCGGLALKPAAHMTNMKTDMGGSAGVFCAFIAVVRSMKMQRTHFSHIANISVTLCLAENAIGPHSYRNDDVVVMKSGKSVEVMNTDAEGRIVLGDGVYYATGEQDFVPDVLIDMATLTGAQGVATGSKHAGVYASDAEAEKDMISAGLQSGDLCYPVLYCPEYHEEVYKSPCADMRNIANSSSSAGSSCGGYFVEQHLSERFRGPFVHVDMAYPTSNTAGATGYGVTLVFEFLRQH; encoded by the coding sequence ATGTCCGCGATGAAGCGCCCGCGTTCCAACTCGATCGTGGAGGAGACGGCTGTGTCGGCGTACGTGCAGACGTGCACGAACTTCAAGTCGAATGTGACGTTCACGGACATCTCGAAGGTATCATGTGTTGCGCCGCACGTGCTTCTGGTGggcgcgctggagcagctgcgcgataACTCTCTCAAGTCCGTGCTGTTCTACTGCCCGGCTgtcgcggaggcgctgcagcgcgtgaaGGCTGGTTCTACGGTGAAGACGCTTGCGGAGGTTCCGGGGCGCAAGGGCTACACGGAAGTgatggtgacggcgctgccggcaacCACGTCGCGCACAAACTGCCCTTACCGCGCAGACAGCATGTCGGaggccgtcgctgctgcgtgcgggAGCGTCGAAGAAGGCGAGGTGCTtgacgtgtacgtgtgcgccccTGCTGGCTCCGAGACGGCGGTCGCGAACGCTgttgcgcgcgctgcgccgcactcGTACACCGCGAAGGCTGGGCAGGCGACGAAGGCGTACATGAAGCAGGCAATGTCGTTGAACGTCGTGATGTCGTCACGCGCTGCGTTCACACAGGAGCTGGTGCGTGGAAagtccgtgtgcgtggcggagctggaggcgatcTGCACGTCTGTGCAGCTGTGCCAGCGCCTGGTGGACACGCCGCCGTGCATGCTGGACACTGTCGTGTACGCTGAGATCGCTGCTGCTTACGCCGCTGAGCTCGGTGTGGATATGACTGTGATCAAGGGTGATGAGCTGCGCGAGAAGGGCTACGGCGGCATCTACGCTGTCGGCAAGTGTGCGCAGTACCCGGCGCACCTGGTGACGCTGCGCTACAGGAACCCGAACGCCGCTGAGGGCGCCAAGAACATTGCGATGGTTGGCAAGGGTATTGTGTACGACTGCGGCGGTCTTGCGCTGAAGCCCGCGGCGCACATGACGAACATGAAGACGGATATGGGCGGCTCGGCTGGCGTGTTCTGCGCCTTCatcgcggtggtgcgcagcatgAAGATGCAGAGGACCCACTTCAGCCACATCGCCAACATCAGCGTGACGCTGTGCTTGGCGGAGAACGCGATCGGCCCCCACTCGTACCGCAACGACGACGTTGTGGTGATGAAGTCGGGCAAGTCGGTGGAGGTGATGAACACGGATGCGGAGGGCCGCATCGTGCTGGGCGACGGCGTGTACTACGCGACGGGCGAGCAGGACTTCGTCCCGGATGTGCTGATCGACATGGCGACGCTGACGGGTGCGCAAGGTGTGGCGACGGGCTCGAAGCACGCCGGCGTTTACGCCAGCGAtgccgaggcggagaaggacaTGATCAGTGCGGGCCTGCAGTCCGGCGACCTGTGCTACCCAGTGCTGTACTGCCCCGAGTACCACGAGGAGGTGTACAAGAGCCCTTGCGCTGACATGCGCAACATTGCAAACTCGTCATCCAGCGCCGGCTCGAGCTGCGGCGGGTACTTTGTCGAGCAGCACCTGAGCGAGCGCTTCAGGGGCCCCTTCGTGCACGTTGATATGGCCTACCCCACCTCGAACACGGCTGGCGCCACCGGCTACGGTGTTACTCTCGTGTTCGAGTTTCTGCGCCAGCACTAG